DNA from Leptospira bandrabouensis:
TTGTTTGTTCGGCAGAGATTTTATCATTGATAACACTGAAGAATGCTACTGTATTCTGATTTTTGGAATTTTCAAAGATGTAAGTAACAGCAATTAAACTTTCAGTATATACTAGAGAGTCATTTAATAAAAAATCGTTTAGATCAGAGTCACCACAATCAAAAGGTAGGATAGATTTTTTACTATCAAGTCGATAAAGACGGATATTTTCCCAATCCATCAAGTTTTATTTTTCTAGTAGGTCGGAGATTTTTTTGTAGCTTGCTTGAATTTTGACAACTTCTTGTTTTTCTATTTTTTTTGTCTCATTCTTATCTAAAGACTCAAAGAAGAAATCGGCATCTTGACCTTTAAGAGTAGGTGTGTCTTTGATTTGAATAGCCATCTTTTTTTACTTTCCTAATTCTCTTATCTTTGAAAAGAAATTTATTATTCCTGTTAGTTTGACTCCTTTAATAGTTGGAATTGTCTGAATCTTTGTGAATCGTGTTCATTTTTGCGTTATTGCGCATAACGAACTAGACTAACCGACGTAGGCTGGGCCCTGAGTCCCGAACGGGACGTTAGGGATTGGCACGACGCTTGCGTAAGCAAGAGGAGTGCCAAAAGCCTATGTGTCGCAGACCGAACGAGGGCGTAAGTCCCGAAGTGAAGCGGTTAGTCGCTGTTATGCGTAGTAATTGCTTTTACTAAGTCCAATTTTCGAGTTTAAGAGAATTTATTCTTGCAAATTCTTTTTCATTATTTGTGACAAGAATACCATTGTTATTTAATACGATTGAAGCAATAATAAGATCATTTGGTCCAATTGGTAATCCTTTTGATTCTAAATTTGAACGAATTTCCGCGTAAATTTCAGATTCTATATCATTAAAGCCGACTATTTCAAAAGGATCTAGAAAATCTAAGATGACATTTCTATTTTTTTTAGGATTTTGGCTTTTGAGTGCTCCTAATAAAAGTTCTGCTTTTACAATAGATGGAATTTTAATTCTGTTTGGATTTAGTTTCTTAATATTGTTTTCAATTTTATCGTTTTTACCTTTTAGGAAATAAATACATATATTTGTATCTAAAAAATAATTCAAAAAGCTTCTCTCTTGTTATCATTTTTAAAGTCTAAGGATTCTGGTTTATTAAAGGAATTATCTTCTATTGAACCGTATAACTGGAAAAAATTTTCAGGCCATTTTTTTTCAAAAGAACTCTGTAATTTTCCTTTAACCCATTGAGATATAGAAACCTTTTCCTTTTTGGCAGCTAATTCAATTTTTTTGAGCGTATCTTGATCTATATATAATGATAGTTGTGGCATTTTATTCACCTTTTCTCAGCTCTGGAACAAGTATATAGGCAAGTATGGTTTTGTCAACTTCTATTTCCTTATCGTGATTTTCAGTTTTTGATTAATTCTGCAATTATTTCGCATAACGAACTAGGCTAATCGACGTTCCTCGAAGCTGAGCCTCAGAATGAGGCGTTAGCGTCGGCGCGAATCTTGCGTAGGCAAGAATCGTGACGGAGAGGATTGTGGCGTAGCCCAAACGAGGCCGCAAGTGCCGAAGTGCAGCGGTTAGTCGCTGTTATACGAAGGCCCCAACTATAGAATAATATTATTTATAAAAAACTTAGGAGGCTTTTAGGAGAACAAATTCTTTTTTAGACTTTCCATCTTTTTTATTTCTTAGTCTTGCTTTAATTTCTAAATCCATTCCGAGACTATCCAAATAATCAATTAAAGTAGAAATTTTCATATCTTTCCTAGATTCGAGTTTAGAGAGTCCAGATTGTGAAAAATTAGTAATATCTTCTTGTCTTAGTCCGACAAGTTTTCTTAATTCGGCTAGATTAATCTGAAAAAGCATTTGTTCAGCTTTATGTTTTGCTCTCGCAATACTTTCAGCAGGAAGCGATTTTTCAAGATTTTCTATTGGATTTCTTTTTACTTTTGTTTTCATCACTTTTCGTCCCGTTTTTGATTAACCAATTCGTGTAAATTTTTTCTACCATTGGAATCATTTCTTCATAAAACCTTTTATCATTTCCTCTTTTATCGCCACCAGCAAGTAATAAGCCAATTCTTCCTTCTGTGAAAACGAAAAAGATTCTAATTACTTTTAACTTAACTTGAATACGAAGTTCTTTAAGATTTTTGATCTTAGAACCTTGAATTGAATCAGCAAAAGGTCTTCCTAGAAGAGGTCCTTTTTGTTGTAAAAGATAAAAGTGAGCAAGGATTTCTTCTTTAGTGCTTAAATCGAGTTTTCGAAGCCAATTATCTATCTCTTCAGTAGATTCAATTTCCCACACACTCAATTTGTGGCTTAAAAATTTGATTCAGTCAAGTGAATATTCAGTTAAATTCATATTTTTTTAATCTTAACAGAAATTTCCTGGGGCTTTCGTATAACGAACTAGGCTAATCGACGTAGGCTGGCCCTGAGTCCCGACGGGACTTTAGGGACTGGAACGACGCTTGCGTAAGCAAGAGGAGTGCCAGAAGCCTATGTGTCGCAGACCGAGCGAGGGCGTAAGTCCCGAAGCGAAGCGGTTAGTCGCTGTTAATTGCAGTGTCGATATTTTTTAATCAGGCCCAGATGAAAAAGTATCAGTAAAAAAATCAAAAACTAATAATTTATCATAAAGTTTTTTATCTATTTTAGATAGCGCTTTCGTAATAAACTTTATTTCATCAGAACTTAATTGTGATTTGAAAATTTCGCAATAAAAGTGTTTTTCATTTTCTTCAATTAGTTTTGTGTCAGCTATATATTTTAATATGTTCCAGATATATTTGAAATAAATTTTTAGGATTGCATTTTGTATTAATGAATAAATATTTTGTTCGCTATCTTTTTCAAATTCAGATAAACTATCGGCAATGTTTTGATAGAATGTTACTCTGCCGGGTTGGGTATTTACCATATCAATTTCTAGGCTACTACTGTATTCTATATTTTGTTGAAATGAATTAATCAGGTTGTTCAGGTGGTTAATAAAATTAAAAAAAGTAGTTTCGAAATTATGTTTTTTGTTTTCGTAAATCTGAAAACTTTCTTTTCTTTGAACTTCCGTAAATTCATCTCTTTGTATTTTTAGAGAGTATAAAACTGCAATGAGTGTGGAAAAACTTAAAATCGGGTTAAGAACTCCACCTATAAAGTCACCAAAGACACCCCAAGTTTCGATTTTATCTGAAAAACCGAAACCAAAATTATAGATATAAGTAACCAAGGGAGCAAAAGTTAATATAATCAAAAGGGAGATAGGTATTTTCATTTCTTTAAATTATTTTCGACATTGCGACTAACGAACTAGACTAACCGACGTAGGCTGGCCCTGAGTCCCGGACGGGACGTTAGGGATTGGCACGACGCTTGCGAAGGCAAGAGGAGTGACAAAAGCCTATGTGTCGTAGACCGAACGAGGGCGCAAGTCCCGAAGTGAAGCGGTTAGTCGCTGTTATGCGTAGTCGCGGAAGTTAATCAAAAAGTGTTTTTTCTTTTTGTAAAATTTCTTTAATCTGAATTTCAAGGATTGGAATTTTATTTTTAACAAGATCCCAAACGATATCATAATCAACGATGAAGTAGCCATGTATTAAATGATTTCTCGTTGCAGAAAATTTTCGCCATTCAGGTTGGTTATGTTTTTTCTTAAAAGAATCAGAAAGTTTGTTAGAGGCTTCGCCAATAATCTCGATACTTCGGACAAATGCTCGTTTTAGGACATTATTATTAAGAAATGAATTTTCATCAGTTTTTGATAATTCATCTTTTAGAAAGAGAATTTCATTATATATATGCTTAATATAATCTAAGTCAGACTTCAATTAATACTGACTCACTTTCAACGGAATTTTTGAGAGAACCAGATATAGATTCAGTAGTAAGTAAATCAACTTTTACTTTAAAAATTTCTTCAAGTAGAAATGTTAGATTAATATAATTATCAAAATTTTTCATTCCAGACTTGAATTTGACCAGGAAATCAATATCACTATTTTGTTTTGCTTCATTTCTAGCGACAGATCCAAAAAGATGAATGGTCTCCACTCCTAGAATATCCAATTCCTTTTTGTAATTTTTTAAGGAGTTTTGAATAGAGTTAGAATCTAGAAGTTCTACAATCGCCATATCTCAAAATTGGTCGTTTTTGTGTAAAAGTCAAGCGATTGAATGAGGTAATTTTGCCTCTGTTTTCGATGTTTTTAGCATACAAAAAAGTGTTTCCTATGTTTTGAGGATTAAATTTGAGCGATTACGCATAACGAATTAGACTAACCGACGTAGGCTGGCCCTGAGTCCCGTGAACGGGACGTTAGAGACTGGTCACGACACTTGCGGATGCAAGGGGAGTGCCAGAAGCCTATGTGTCGCAGACCGAACGAGGGCTTGTCCCGAAGTGAAGCGGTTAGTTGCTGTTATGCGAAGTTTTAACTATAAGAAGTAATCTTTATAAGAATTGTCAAATATACTCTTGCTTTTTTCTGTTTTTTTCCTGTTTATATCAGGGAAATTTCCTTCAAAGCAATATTCTGTTAGAATCAAATTGGATTCATCAATGGAGACTTTCGTTAATGTAGATTCCAAAATTTCCGTTGAAAGGAAATCTCGGCTTTCTTTATATGCGCATTTAAACTTTTGATACTTAATGTCTAAACCAGAAGGAGATTCGCTAACAATTAGAGAGTAATCTACAAATGGAAGATCTTCTTCATAAAACTTATATGCATCATAAGATACACATTCGTTTTCTATAATTAGATGTTTTAGGTTAATGGAATAGATATTACTATTTAAATTTAAGTATAGTATATTTACTTTTCTTTCATATTCCCTCGCTTCCGTTATTTCGGTAATTGCTAAGAAATTTTTTATTTCTGGTATAAATCTCAGCTTCTCGGGAATATTTTTTGAGTAAATTTGATCTAAATCGAAAGTTACAATTTGGTCTTTATTAATATTTAATCTCTCTGAAATAGTAATGTTTGAATTGTGATTTGTTGATTTTTTGAGTGTAATTTTCGTAATATTATTAAAAGTGGGCAATTTTGTAATAGAATAGTAATTTTTTGCGCACGTAGTTTTGTAGTGTGTTTCTGGAATAATTTTTGTTTGAGGAATGGCTTTTAAGCTGATAACTTGAGAACTTAATAAATATCCGTTATAGTTTTCATTTGTTACTTCAATCCACTCTTCACTATTCTCAATTTGAATTTCTGAATTTTGAATTTTTCTGAATTTAGTACCTTCTGAAATATTCGTTATAGTTTTTTCAGAATTTCCTGGAGCAGCTTTTAAAGATACGCCATTTTTGGATTTAACAATTACTGTATTGTTGGAACGTTTTGAATAACAAGTTAATGTTGTAAGCAAAGCTAGAGTTATTGTCAGATTTTTCATATTCAATCCTATTTTTAAAATTGCGCATAACGAACTAGACTAACCGACGTAGGCTGGCCCTGAGTCCCGGACGGGACGTTAGGGACTGGAACGACGCTTGCGTAAGCAAGAGGAGTGCCAGAAGCCTATGTGTCGTAGGCCGAACGAGGGCGCCAGTCCCGAAGTGAAGCGGTTAGTCTCTGTTATACGAAGTTTGCGCTTTATTAACCTTTAATCATGCTTTCATTTATGATTTTTAAAGATTTTCCTTTCTTTGATTTATAAAACCTGAAATCACTATCTAAAGTGAAAATATTGGGAATTTCATATACCTCTGAAATTGTCAAAAGCGAAGCGTCCGCAAAATCCATTGGTCGATCGGAATATTTTTCCATATAAAATAGAATTGAACTAAATTGTTCATTATCCTGATTTAAAATTGATATCGCATTGTTATCAATCCATTCGATAAATGCCTTTTGTATTCTTTTGTTATCAGATAATAAGTAAGATACTTCGGTTACTACCGCAAGCGTAGTGAATAATTTGCCTTTAAAATTTTTAAGAAATGATCTGCATTGTAGGCAATAATTATCAGATTCGTCAAAAAAGGCAACTATAGGTCCAGTATCAATAATGGCTTTAATCATTTTTGTTTCTTGATTAAAACATCTTTAATATATTTTTGATGGTTAGTTGATTTGTCAGAAATCCCACTTTTATATAAACCGAAATACTTTTCACCTAATTCATAGGCAGAAGGTTGTTTTGCAAAATGATCAATATAGTAAACTAAAGATTCTTTAATTACTTCTGATTTACTTTTGTTTTCAATTTTTGCAACTTCTGAAAGTTTTTTTTCTAGTTCTTCTGGTAATCTTAGGCTTATCATATTGACCCTGTAATACATTTGTATTACATTTTCTTTGAACTGTCAAGAGAAACTTTTCCTTATTTTTAGTTTAACAAAGTAAATTTGCGCAAA
Protein-coding regions in this window:
- the vapC gene encoding type II toxin-antitoxin system tRNA(fMet)-specific endonuclease VapC — encoded protein: MNYFLDTNICIYFLKGKNDKIENNIKKLNPNRIKIPSIVKAELLLGALKSQNPKKNRNVILDFLDPFEIVGFNDIESEIYAEIRSNLESKGLPIGPNDLIIASIVLNNNGILVTNNEKEFARINSLKLENWT
- a CDS encoding putative phage abortive infection protein → MKIPISLLIILTFAPLVTYIYNFGFGFSDKIETWGVFGDFIGGVLNPILSFSTLIAVLYSLKIQRDEFTEVQRKESFQIYENKKHNFETTFFNFINHLNNLINSFQQNIEYSSSLEIDMVNTQPGRVTFYQNIADSLSEFEKDSEQNIYSLIQNAILKIYFKYIWNILKYIADTKLIEENEKHFYCEIFKSQLSSDEIKFITKALSKIDKKLYDKLLVFDFFTDTFSSGPD
- a CDS encoding type II toxin-antitoxin system RelE/ParE family toxin codes for the protein MWEIESTEEIDNWLRKLDLSTKEEILAHFYLLQQKGPLLGRPFADSIQGSKIKNLKELRIQVKLKVIRIFFVFTEGRIGLLLAGGDKRGNDKRFYEEMIPMVEKIYTNWLIKNGTKSDENKSKKKSNRKS
- a CDS encoding XRE family transcriptional regulator, whose product is MKTKVKRNPIENLEKSLPAESIARAKHKAEQMLFQINLAELRKLVGLRQEDITNFSQSGLSKLESRKDMKISTLIDYLDSLGMDLEIKARLRNKKDGKSKKEFVLLKAS
- a CDS encoding nucleotidyltransferase family protein, whose translation is MAIVELLDSNSIQNSLKNYKKELDILGVETIHLFGSVARNEAKQNSDIDFLVKFKSGMKNFDNYINLTFLLEEIFKVKVDLLTTESISGSLKNSVESESVLIEV
- a CDS encoding toxin-antitoxin system, antitoxin component → MPQLSLYIDQDTLKKIELAAKKEKVSISQWVKGKLQSSFEKKWPENFFQLYGSIEDNSFNKPESLDFKNDNKREAF
- a CDS encoding type II toxin-antitoxin system VapC family toxin, with amino-acid sequence MIKAIIDTGPIVAFFDESDNYCLQCRSFLKNFKGKLFTTLAVVTEVSYLLSDNKRIQKAFIEWIDNNAISILNQDNEQFSSILFYMEKYSDRPMDFADASLLTISEVYEIPNIFTLDSDFRFYKSKKGKSLKIINESMIKG
- a CDS encoding ribbon-helix-helix protein, CopG family — protein: MISLRLPEELEKKLSEVAKIENKSKSEVIKESLVYYIDHFAKQPSAYELGEKYFGLYKSGISDKSTNHQKYIKDVLIKKQK
- a CDS encoding HepT-like ribonuclease domain-containing protein encodes the protein MKSDLDYIKHIYNEILFLKDELSKTDENSFLNNNVLKRAFVRSIEIIGEASNKLSDSFKKKHNQPEWRKFSATRNHLIHGYFIVDYDIVWDLVKNKIPILEIQIKEILQKEKTLFD